From the genome of Setaria viridis chromosome 1, Setaria_viridis_v4.0, whole genome shotgun sequence:
GCCTGCAAGATTGTTACAGAAGCCAGCAGAACCCAACTTTTTCGCTGAAGATCAATGATCTCCTCATCTTTGGGCCACCCTGTAACAAGCAGACATTATTCATGATCCAGCCGGTATAAAATTCGTGTGATTGGATGCTACACAAGTGTACATAGATAGACCAGATGGTCTAAAGCTGTCTGGTCACGTAATTCAATGTGTCTTCGATTCTTTATCAGCACGCTGCATGCAGGATGCATGTATTATAAGCATCCCAGATTTACCTCTTGtgaatttcaaaaacaaacGACGCTGTAAATGTAACTGATCAATTGTTTGTTagcttgggatgtgctcgaatGTGACGTGTGAGAGGATGATGTGAACTCATTATTGGGTATCTCCATGTCCGACCAAGCGGACTCTCCAAGCCTTTCAGTTCCGCTTGGCTGTGTCCGCCGCCTCCTTGACCTTCGTAAATGTCCACTTCATTCCACCATCTGCTAACACTACGCATATTCAGCTCCTCGTTCCAACTCCACCTCCTCAGATAGGATGAAGTCCACAGCAAGAGTTCTTGATCCTCAGGGGCCATTCTTGCAGACATGGAACAAGATATTCGTGATATCATGCCTTGTTTCAGTTTCTGTGGACTCTCTGTTCTTCTATGCCCCGGCGGTTGACGGCGACAACAACTGCTTGTATCTGGATGACAAGTTGGACAAGATAGCAAGTATCCTGCGCTCTCTCACGGATATCTTCTATTTACTCCGTATGATATTTCAGTTCAGGACAGGATTTACTGCTTCCTCTTCAAGAGTGTTTGGTCACGGTGTATTGGTTGATGACACGTTTGAAATAGCAAAGCAGTATTTTACAACATATTTTCTGGTTGATTTCTTAGCTGTTCTGCCCCTCCCTCAGGTAATCATTTTTATGCCACTTGCTTAGTTAACCTTCAGCATTGGAGCTATGTACCTGCATCATGCAAACCTTGTAATTCTGATGGTAAGTTTGTAGCTGACATTGATGTTTGATTATCAGGTGTTTGTGCTGTTAGTGCGACCCCATCTCCGAGGTTCTGAGGTTATGACAGAGAAAAATATACTAACGTTGATAGTCATATGCCAATATGTACCTCGACTGATCCGAATAATACCACTCTACATTCAAATCACAAGATCAGCTGGTACAGTTATGGATACAGCATGGCCGGGTGCTGCCTTTAACCTTCTAGTTTATATACTTGCCAGTCATGTAAGTCCTATAATAATTTCTTGATACGTGAATGCAAGTTTTAGATCTTGATCTCTACCCTCTGAAAcagagcatttttttttctattcttGATGCACACAGGCTAATCTCAAGATAATTTTAATACGATCAATTTGGCACATATTATATTGTGCATTGTCAAAATATTAGTTTATTACTGACCGATGCATTGGTTTCGACTTCTTACAGGTCCTTGGAGCTCTTTGGTACATTCTTGCCATTCAACGACAAGACATCTGTTGGAGAGAAGCGTGTAATGGACAAGATGGTTGTGATCTTGCGTCTTTATATTGTGGAAGTTCTGTATATGGAAATAATACTTTCTTACAAGATGCTTGCCCAACAAATGGTGATGCCGATATAGATCCAATCTTTGGAATTTACCTACCAGTTCTCCAGAATGTTTCACAGTCAACGGGTTTCTTCGAAAAATTATTCTACTGCTTTTGGTGGGGGCTACAAAATCTATGGTGTGTTTATAATTGAAATCCTTTTTTTCCTCACCAAAGAACAGTGCCCTGGGGCCTGTATTTATGTGTGGCTATTTCCATTGCAGTTCGTATGGTCAAAACCTGAAAACAAGCACTTACATATGGGAGAATCTGTTTGCTGTATTTGTCTCAACATCAGGTTTAGTTTTATTTGCGCTCCTTATTGGTAATGTGCAGGTATAGTTCTAAGCATTGATGGAAATTTATTATTGTTGTGCTATTAGATTAAGTGGAGATTTATTAAAAGTGCAAATGAGACAAGGATTTTTCTGGAGGTGCAAATTGTGCATCTGCAGATTTGTAGTATtgcctttttctaaaaatgtacTCAAATTGATTCAACAAATGTGAAATGAAAACATACCTTCAACAGGAGTCGTTTCCCTTAAAAATTGTAAAGCAAACCTCTCCAGCTTTTACCAGTAATATACAAAGAATTATTTATATCAGTTATCCAAAATGTACCATTATATTTGTcctgaaaaaaatattttcacaatgtcATAGTTTAAAATTTTTGACTACTACTTCGTGGAAAAAGTAATCTCCAAGTTGAACATTTAAGACCGTGTAGCTAGAGGCCACAACATTGTAGATTTAGACAGAGGGAGTACCCCATATACTTGAAGATTTTGTTTGCTAAAATCTATTGGAGTTAGATATTGATGTTCTAGAAGAAATAGTAGTTAGACTAAAAATACTGAAAATGAAAAACACATTTCAAAACCACTAGGCTTCTCAAAAATATCTGGCCTTTATTGCACCAAACTAATTGACTCATTTGTTGTAGGCCTGTATTTGCATTGGTGTCTAGAAACGATGCTTCTCATAGTACGTAGCCTCAACCTTTGCCATTCAAGTCTTAAACATAGGTGCAAGGCCTTTATAAAGAATCTCGTGTCGATATACTGGACATTATCATCATGTTTGTTACCTCTAATCAACTGATGCTGGTACTAACTTGGTTGTTTTCAAAATAGCATGGGCTGAAATCTACTTTGAGATTTTACTTGGAAGAATTTcaagtgacttagctttcttGATACAATTCTCAATTGAACATATATGAAAATCAATTCTCTATATGAATTATGAAACAAAATTTGCCTTTAAAACAATTCCACATGTTTTTACAACATTGTGTTTTATGTTATATGTAAAGCCATTGTTTAGTATGTAAAAACAGGAACAATAAATTGAATTATATAATCTGTGAAGACTGAAGATGTGTGACTTGACCATATTTTTCCAATTTATTTTTTGGATTATTGCAGACCTATTTACAGTCAGCCTCTGGGCATATAGAAGAAATGAGAGTGAAAAGACGTGACACAGAGCAATGGATGGCACAGAGACTACTTCCTGAGGATATCAAGGAACGAATACTGCGTCATGATCAATATAAATGGCAAGAAACACAAGGGGTTGATGAAGAGGACCTTATTATAAATCTTCCTAAGGACCTCAGGAGAGATGTAAAGCGTCATCTTTGTCTACTACTTCTCATGAGGGTACTTTCCTAGACATTTAGGTCGTATCCATATTCATAAAGAATTGTCATTTGCTTTTTGTCCCACATCTGGAGATATATGGAAAAGGAATACTTGAGACTATATCCCCCCATCTTGATATCTGAACTCTATTATATACTATATGTTAAGCAAATCACAGGTCAGATGGTCAAACAAAATTTGTTGTCTTAAAATTTTCAGTACAATTTGGGTAACATGAATCAAATTGTTCAACAAAGTCTTTATCGCAATGTTCATTCTCTTCTAAATCTGTTTAAATATGCCGTAtgtattttagaaaaaaaatgaaaactatGCTTTGATTTACTTAGTTGGCCGTATGTAGTTTTCCCTTTTTAAATATACTTACCCTATGAAGTTTTTCTAATCCATTAATAATTAACCCTGTGAAGTTGAATGGCAGCTGTTAGTAACTTTTCAAAGCTTCCATATAAAATACATATATATTCCAATGGAGGTTATTAGATGGATTCTAAGATCTATAATTTTCATACGCAATTCATAGCTACATCTTTCTATCAGTTTTGTTCTTTATTCGATACATATTATCccttaattaattaatttaattaacTAGCACTAATTCCAACTACCTTTTCAGGTTCCAATGTTTGAAAACATGGACGATCAGCTCTTGGACGCCATGTGTGATCGTCTAAAGCCCATGCTGTGCACAGAAGGAAGCTGCATCATTCGCGAAGGCGACCCAGTGAATGAGATGCTCTTCATCATGAGAGGAACACTAGAGAGCATGACAACGAACGGTGGGCGGATGGGCTTCTTCAACTCCAATGTTCTCAAAGGCGGCGACTTCTGCGGCGAAGAGCTCCTCACATGGGCTCTGGATCCCACATCAGGCTCAAACCTTCCCAGCTCAACCAGGACAGTGAAGACGCTGTCGGAAGTCGAAGGTTTCGCCCTGAGGGCTGATCAGTTGAGGTTTGTGGCCACTCAGTACCGGAGGCTCCACAGCAAACAGCTCCGGCACACCTTCAGATTCTACTCCCAGCAATGGAGGACCTGGGCTGCTTGCTTCATACAGGCAGCTTGGCACAGATACTgcaggaagaagatggaggatAGTTTGTATGAGAAAGAGAGGAGGTTCCAAGCGGCTATAGTGAGTGATGGCTCAAGTTCTCGCAGTCTTGGCGCAGCACTCTATGCCGCACATTTCGCTTGCAACATGGTGCGAGTGCTACGGAGAAATGCCGCACGAAAGGCCCGTTTGCTGGAAAGAGTGCCTTCAAGGCTGTTGCAGAAGCCAGCAGAACCCAACTTTTTCGCTGAAGAAGAGTGATCTTTTCCATACCCTGTTATTAAACAACGTTCATCAGGCAACCTGTAACCTATGTATCTATGATTGGATGCTGTACACAGACATGGAGACACCAAATGGGCTGAAGCTGTCTGGTTTAAATCATGTAAATCAATGTGTCGGATTGTCATTTCGTTATACATGTTCAGGACATTGACGTGGGCTGTATACAATGCAACGGACGTGGTCAAATGTGAATGGCATGGTACAAAAGTCAAATTTCTCGATCCCAAGCTTCAGACCACATGTGCCATTGGGTAGACAGCTACAGATAGTAGTAATTTTCCAGCTTATATTACTATGGTCTCTTCTAAGATGCCGAAACTTTATGCTTTATAGTTTATTCCTCCAACGCGAGCTTTGAGAAAGATTGTCTGTTTTCCCTTCCCCTCCATGGGAGCATCTCCTTTTAGGGTGCTTCACTTTGGGGGAATAATCTCTTTTTAGATATGCTATCCTGTTGATCACACTTCCCATAAtgcttcccttttttttccaaAGGTGATTGGAGCTAACTTGATGAAGAACATAAAGTTCTTATAATAGAAATAGTACATTTTCGATACCCCTTTGGTTTTCCTTCCAAACAACAAGGACTTCCCTGTTTGAGGAAGTGTAAGAAGTCATTGCCTTCTTTGCCATGAGTCAGATGAAACTGTGAGACTGTAACCACATGGAGTGGAATGCATGCATAAGTTGTAAAGGgatttcaacataatacttgAATTTTTCAAGAACGGGGAAAATTTTCCAGTCTCAAAGTCAGTTTCACTTTCAAAGATGTTTTCTcaataaaaaaagcaaaatagtAGAGAATCAATCCTTACGTCAAGTACATGAATAGATAATAGGAAAGAAAGCAGACCGAAAGGTACATATTCTCTAGAATAAAGAGGCTCTCGCAAAAAAATGTCACTGTTGCTAGGTTGTCTTCTGCATGGTGACGTTGATCGATGGATGAGCTCCTGCTAAAATGAACAGGCTAGCTTTATGAATTCCCGACATGGATTCTTGGGAATAAAGAGGCTTTCTGAATGTTTGACACTTGATTACGCTAGCAAATTGTACTTGACAAAAGTCTAAACCACTACACAATCTCAAGTTCTCAACTAGGTCACTGACTTTCTGTCTCTCCTGTAGAGTTGTTGGTACAGCACGCGGATCACGCACGGGGAGGACTGAGGAGGCACAGAGCACCGATCAGCTTTGCAGTTACTGTACTGCCGCTGCTTGCCTGCTTCTCAATTTGGTGGATTATTGTCACGTGAAGGCTGCCAGACTACCCAGAGGTCTCTGCGATCTTTGCTGAACGTACTTACGTACACTGAAGTGTACACATGCTTCAGGATATTGCTAGGATTGTTATCTTCTTCACAATGATTTCTTTGAAGCATGATATTCCGCAGTTGAGTTATAAGTTTTGCATTATAGCGACTAAATAAGGTTGTGTCGGCGGAAGCTGATCTGGATGATCAGCTTACGCGTCTAAAGATTGGACGCGCAAGATACATAAGGATAATTGGACGCGCAAGATACATTTAAGGATAAAATTATCGTGCACAGGATTAAGGactttgtctttttttttttttactttcaatagtttgaggaaaaaaaatctaaaataaaTCTATAAAAATATGAGCACATGTGCCGAGTCGAGTACTCGAACGAGGATAGTTAACCATCTTCTAATTCTTGAGGAGCATAAAACAAATGCTCCAttcgttcttaaatatatgacgttgttgactttttttccaattttgaCAATGacatatatttaatgaattaattaaataaagtaaaatgagtaccattatatttattttcaaaaaatacTTGTATATTTGTctaattgaaaaaaatagaaaagatgaGTAGTCAAATGAATAGAAAAAGTCAATACTGTCATGTGTTTAATGATGGAGAAAGTAGTATTTTAACATTCCAATGTGTGCTGGCCCTGGGCGCGTACAATTTCTGCACATGGTCcacaaagccatatgtgaatctagtatggtgaattttgaagggataccctttagtgtgagtccagtgattaagaaggaaATGAAGTTCAAAAGTCTTGAGGAGCTCAAGTTTTTCTTGGTTGACTACacagtgaggttacataggcCTTTCAACATAGTTTACTCTGACAAGAATCTAAGGTATGACAtcatgtgcaagcaaggatgcctttggcgtgtatggtcttggctaattacaagcaccggacaatgaagaatttcaaatgttgtgcaaccgcatacttgtcgttCTTCATTGCCGAAGCAAGTGCACGCCTAGTGCatagcaaagtaccttgggtgGCGTATCCTATGCATTGTCTGTAAAGACAACGAGACATCGGTGCCCTCCCTCATGGAGTCCATATTTGCCTTTAGTGGATACCGTGTCAAGTATTCAAAGGCatggcgggcgaagcaacacgccgttgccctgctatgggcgactggaaggagtcctatggcatggttcctagggtactcacagctatggcctactacaatcccggggTTAAATGGTTTACTGACTCATGCGGCATGATGTAGCCTAACAATGGTGTTTTGAAGCACGTGctccaaagggtattttggtgcttccctcaatacAGTGTGTCATTTTGACATTGTCGTAAcgtgatacttgtggacggtacattcttgaccaGGAAGTATAAGAGTACATTACTGATGGTAGTTGCAGTAGATCCAGAACAGTAACTTGTGCCTCTAGCTTTTGCCTTGGTCGAGAATGAGAACAACGACAGTTGGTCATGGTTCATGAAACTCATTCGGCGGCACGTATTTGGACCGTCACGACAAGTATGTATGATTTCAAATAGGCACCATGGGCTCTGCGAACGACCACATGGATGGGTTTCCACTGCtcgtgcataggtggtgcacgagaCACTTTGCCGCCAACATGTGGCGTCAGCAAAGGAACAAGGACGTGATTGGAAAGTTGAAGACTTTATGCATGGTACATACAGAAACAGAATTTAATAAGATGTTAGAaaatctagtgaaggacttgaatgttgacgcaaaagaatggttgaagggtgaaatggaggataaggacaAATGGGtgcaggctttcgatgagggagggatgcgttggggtattatgaccacgaactactcggatCCCTAAATgctgttttcaaaggcatccgaagtagggCTACATCcggaattattgaatactccttcgaaaaatgcaacgcctactttgtggacAGATGGCAAAAGGCACGTGAACTGTTGAATGAAGGTCATAAGACTGGGAAGGTTGCAGATGAACATatatcagaggctgagcttaggTCCGTTAACCAATTACCAGAACCGTATGGGCCAGAAAGAATGATATATTCTATAAGAGGTTCCGGTACTACTAACGTTGGGGTTGAGAGctatggaggccgacactatagAGTGGATCTCAAcaaagtttcgtgcacctgcaacgttcctcaattgttgcaccttccatgttcacacttgcaaggcaagaggtcttaattatgaaagccccttgtacatgtcattcttgtactctagggagcacaccattagaatttgggaatcaagctttgaaCCTTACCGtgatccgtcacaatggctGCCATATGAAGGGCTAGAGTATGTCCCAAACCCCAATTTGAAGAGAAACAAAGTAGgtaggaggcagaagaagcgtttgaGAGGTGACATGGACGAGTCGCAGGGGAGACTTTCAGCAGATTATGGCACTGGCGATTCTGATGTGGACAAGTTGGAAAATCGTTGCtcgaagtgccacaagatcattaagAATTTCACATGCCGCAAGAAGGAATCTAAGGGCAAGAAATCTAGGTCAAACAATAGAAGGTAGCGTTCTTCCAACATGAGGGTAGTCGCGGAGGTcgtattttgcatggttatcattATAGCATTTATTGATAGTAAATTTTCATTGTTACTTTACTTATCATGCGCTGAACCTTTTTACTAACGAATGTTGTTTATATTTTTAGGATGGGGCCCTAGGATACCCGCTCCTTGAGGCCGCGTACGACTTGCAGCACCGCGCCCACCTCCTCAACGACCTCCACGAGGTACTACATATTATATGTATGAGTTTCTGTGCGATTTTTATGTATATTCACCCTCCAAGAATAAGAGTTTAATTAGGCATATAAAACCGGTGATAAGATTAAATGGTGCATATCAAAAAACTAACACTGCTTTCTACACATCATACTAACATTCTCCTATTAAATTTACATGGGTTGTTAACGATCATCGAAAGAATGGAAGgaacttaggtggaacccctaagttaggacgcataagcttagcagcaaCTCCACACTTACatatgggaggatccctcacacgcctacaagcagcctcctgcttctcctcctcggtcattcTAGCTGGGTTtgatggaggaggaacccaatgcctaaactgatggtatggtttaagctctatGCTATCATATGGGAATAGGcagatcctaggatcatatttgtcgggtccatctatccattgaaagaaatcacaaggcgTGGCAGGCATTGGATCAAACGTCCTCTTGCACATATAGAAGGTTCTTCCAACTGTCTTTGggtgccttgattgtttcacctcagcTTACACGCCACATCcacaaagaggtaccggaagggcaggaggtacgggagcatccgcattggactcgcccacgtAATGCACGTACCACAtacgccgcttgtattcacaCCCGGACGACGTTATCTCACCTACAGATCAAGTGACCAAAAATTAATATACAAATAAACTTTAGACACGTAATCCATCAACTTTACCATACCAACTATAGACAACAATTGGACATATTACACAAATAAACCTACCAAtgccatgtacactacacaattgcatGAATAtctacctaaatcgaagcatgcaacaagttctacacgtcaatatcgtgGGTAGAGAGTATAGTGCGTATGAACTAAGCATCActaacacataacaacattgcatttcatcaaaatttcaaatcaacAACCTAACCCTAGGTTACCTAAATATCCTCCGATCTAACAAACGGAACAGTAAAATAAAGGAAAGAGTTGGGGGAGACCTTCCAAATGAAGCGGTGAACAATTCCAACTAGTTTCCCTAACCGAAATCACCGGATTTGGAAGGATTGGGGGTAGCGGCGGCTGATGGCGAGGGAGTCGGTCGGGCTCGGGGttactggaggaagaagaaaggaaaggaaaaggaggagggaagcaaGCGTGCCTGTATGCTAGGCGCTGTCGGGCCAGGCAGGCTGGCGCGACAAGCCCGCCACGTTAGCGCTGTGCTGGCCTAGCctcccacgccacgccacgATGGACCCTCTGTCGcaccagtgcatgtggcgcgacaGAGGTTTCCTGCCGCGCCATGAGCGCTGGCGCAGTCAAAAGGATCACCCATGCAAATTAAGTTGGGACgagttttttaaaatatatttaaaaaaaagttaaaaataaaaaaatacaccAGCATAACGGAGCACAGATTCCTAGAGGAGGAAAGAGGAAAGCGAGGGCTAGGGGATTGCAGAGAATCCACCCCCACCACCcccggcgcgccgccctccGCTCCTCCTGCTCGCTCTATTTCTTTCGCCCCCCGCGACGCCGCCTCTCTCCTTACCCCCGCCCCGCCTCGCCATTCGCGCCCCAGGTAAGGAGCCCCCTTCCCCTGCCGTAGCATCTCTGCCCCCGCGACCTGGCCACGGCCCTGCTCCGGTGAGTCCGCCCGCGCTCCCGTtcagccgcgccggccgccgtcctGCTCGGTCGAGTCCGCCCGCGTCCCGTTCAgccgcgccggccgctgccCCGTACCCCGCACCGCCCGTGTTCACTTGTTCTTCCAgtaggggaggcggcggcggaggtttCTTGAGGTTTTGCGGCGGCGATTAGAAAAAAGGCCTCTCCTTTCAAATTCCTGTTATTTTAGTTCCAGAAATTAGCCTTTAGGATTATTATCAACTGGCTGATTAATCCTTGTTCTAGTCACGTCCTTGTTGCCAACGATAGCTTGTTGTGGGGGGTGGGTTGGCGAGCATGCCGTTGTTGCCCTTGTCCCCAACCATCTGTCATCCACCCTCGTGGTCCACGTTCGCTGTGGATATAGCCTGCCACCTATTAACCATCTCGTGCTACCGCCGCCGAAGTTGCTCATTAATATTGTGCTTGCCATTGGTTGCTGCTTAGCCCGGCTGATGTTGCTTTGATTGGTCCAGAGGCTGGGAACTCCAAAGAGGAACAGGGTCTATGGAGGGTGGAGGCGCCGGAAATGGTTTGACTGGGACAGCGCAGACAAAGGGGAGTGGGGGTGATGGCTCCGCCAAGCCGCTGCCCCCTTGCTGTGTCAAGGCCAGGGCCGCAGCGCCCGAGTCTGAGGCCAAGTGCCATGCTACGGTGGTGTCGGGCTGGTTCACCGAACCTCGATCGCGCTGCGGTATGTCCAGGCTGTGCTTCACATCCTTGATCATCTCACTTCTTGATAGATCGTCTACAACCATCATTCTCCAATGTCCACTTCTTTTATATGACCCTGATTGCTCCCCGTGCAGGTAAAGCAAGCAAAGTTCAGTACTACAATAACCCGATGTGGCCAGGTACTTGTCCCGCCAAAGCCTATATATCAATTTTTTGTTTACCCTAATTAATTAATCTCTAACAATTGTCTACAAAAGTAATTTTAATACAAAGTGTTCAAAAGTTAAATTGTTTCTTTGTAAAATGATTTTCTGATAGATATATAGTTATTCGCTGGACAACTGCATGCCTGTGTTTATTTATGTTAGAGAAGGTTGTATTTCCCAATTCCTGCAACTGTTTTCTTCTTCCAAGTGaatggttttttttttaaatttttggaagaTAATTCTAGCAGTTGATAAAAGTTCACATGCAACCACCCAAGCTTTTGTTCAAAGAGTGGTTTTGAATATTTCTAAGATGATATCTTTATTATTACAAGTATAATACAATTCTTACGCATTTGTTGGAGAAGGTTGATTTAGCATTGTGCATGCTATCAGAGTTAGGAATTTTGTATTCCTATTTATTTTGTTGTACCGATGTTCTCATGGTAGAAAGACCTTGCATCAGCTGGTAAGACATAACATAAGAGTGCATATGCAGCCGAGTGATGCTTTGTCGCTTTTCTTATTTGACAATGGTAGTGTGCTTAGTACTATCATTTCCACAAGAAAGGCAATGTTCTTCAGCCGAGTGATGCTTTGTCGCTTTTCTTATTTGACAATGGCAGTGTGCTTACTACTATCATTTCCACAAGAAAGGCAATGTTCTTCTTGGTTCATTTCCTGACCTCTGTAATGTCTTCAATTTATTTTCCAAAACGATCATCAGTGCGTTGGTTATACTCCCCAGCGTGCGTTATTTGTCCTTAAGTGTGTTGTTTTTTCCTTGTACAAATACCATTGTTTGACACTCTATAATATGCTCTTTTAGCATTGAACCAAATTTCCAGTTGTGTTCATTGCTGTACTTCTCTGCCATTTGCCGTTTTTCCCTAGAATGAAACAATAATACTTCTCGTATCTCTTGTgattttattttcatatatagGA
Proteins encoded in this window:
- the LOC117844621 gene encoding cyclic nucleotide-gated ion channel 1, whose protein sequence is MKSTARVLDPQGPFLQTWNKIFVISCLVSVSVDSLFFYAPAVDGDNNCLYLDDKLDKIASILRSLTDIFYLLRMIFQFRTGFTASSSRVFGHGVLVDDTFEIAKQYFTTYFLVDFLAVLPLPQVFVLLVRPHLRGSEVMTEKNILTLIVICQYVPRLIRIIPLYIQITRSAGTVMDTAWPGAAFNLLVYILASHVLGALWYILAIQRQDICWREACNGQDGCDLASLYCGSSVYGNNTFLQDACPTNGDADIDPIFGIYLPVLQNVSQSTGFFEKLFYCFWWGLQNLCSYGQNLKTSTYIWENLFAVFVSTSGLVLFALLIGNVQTYLQSASGHIEEMRVKRRDTEQWMAQRLLPEDIKERILRHDQYKWQETQGVDEEDLIINLPKDLRRDVKRHLCLLLLMRVPMFENMDDQLLDAMCDRLKPMLCTEGSCIIREGDPVNEMLFIMRGTLESMTTNGGRMGFFNSNVLKGGDFCGEELLTWALDPTSGSNLPSSTRTVKTLSEVEGFALRADQLRFVATQYRRLHSKQLRHTFRFYSQQWRTWAACFIQAAWHRYCRKKMEDSLYEKERRFQAAIVSDGSSSRSLGAALYAAHFACNMVRVLRRNAARKARLLERVPSRLLQKPAEPNFFAEEE